One segment of Fimbriimonadales bacterium DNA contains the following:
- a CDS encoding class I SAM-dependent methyltransferase translates to MKYKREDRTISGGRKLYLYTFEESAKDWEKKQTYFWSAVADTWRNRHEIIERRFEPVTKCMLEELGKGIGRLLDLGCGACTIPYPESWEVYGVDLSHAMVKGRPKMVVGSLLALPFRNEVFERAFSRLAMMLVASPIVAFREVFRVLKKDGRFVFSVWGAREENLTQVTISRILFPRAGLRMPSPFDPGPFRLSDPEEVRALLQKVGFCDWKSQSIEMRYLAELSAREAVEAIIEMGGPFRTALERIEPSERTKVLEEIEREVEKIDRTGKIIVWSAKKP, encoded by the coding sequence ATGAAATACAAGCGAGAAGATCGAACAATATCGGGGGGGCGAAAACTTTACCTCTACACTTTCGAAGAATCCGCAAAAGATTGGGAGAAAAAGCAAACCTATTTTTGGTCTGCCGTTGCAGACACCTGGCGCAATCGACACGAAATCATCGAACGAAGATTCGAACCGGTAACGAAATGCATGCTCGAAGAATTAGGGAAGGGGATAGGGAGACTCTTGGATTTGGGATGCGGCGCGTGCACGATCCCTTATCCCGAGTCTTGGGAGGTTTACGGCGTAGATTTATCCCACGCGATGGTGAAAGGTCGCCCGAAAATGGTCGTCGGCTCTTTGCTCGCGTTACCTTTTCGAAACGAAGTTTTCGAAAGGGCTTTCTCGCGGTTGGCGATGATGCTGGTCGCGAGCCCCATCGTTGCATTTCGTGAAGTTTTCAGAGTTTTGAAAAAAGATGGACGTTTTGTCTTTTCTGTGTGGGGGGCACGAGAAGAGAACTTGACCCAGGTCACGATTTCGCGAATCCTATTTCCGCGAGCGGGCTTGCGGATGCCCTCCCCTTTCGACCCGGGTCCGTTTCGTTTATCGGATCCCGAGGAGGTTCGAGCTTTGCTTCAAAAGGTGGGTTTTTGCGATTGGAAAAGTCAGTCTATCGAGATGCGTTATTTGGCGGAACTTTCGGCTCGAGAAGCGGTGGAAGCCATCATCGAGATGGGTGGACCCTTTAGGACTGCATTGGAGCGGATCGAGCCTTCGGAAAGAACAAAAGTCTTAGAGGAAATAGAACGGGAGGTCGAGAAGATTGACCGCACAGGGAAAATCATTGTTTGGTCAGCGAAAAAACCGTAA
- a CDS encoding ROK family protein, with translation MSEHLIVGVDLGGTNVRAALVEPETGKIVGKSFQTSSHAKEGVEACVNSIVQVIREAMTQEGKINGIGMAVPGHIQGNIVRWAPNFRMRKDGDFEIWKNVPLGEKIEKEFGLPVVMGNDANLAAWGEYCFGTGGKKAKGFAMFTLGTGIGFGMVLTPECVTGGLSGATLLIGGNAGGAEGGHMVIVKDGAPHPSAVAGTVEAYCGVHAIIQRAQKKWESPKASILREISKNNPENINPKLLHEAAEKGDEASREVWRETGEYLGVGIANVINLFAPEIVALGGQIAKVADWILQPARESARKYSIPTLFADTKIVQAERIDDAGILGAAAFAATILERRGE, from the coding sequence GTGAGTGAACATTTGATTGTTGGAGTGGATTTGGGTGGCACGAATGTGCGCGCGGCTCTAGTCGAGCCGGAGACTGGAAAAATCGTAGGAAAATCATTCCAAACATCGTCTCATGCCAAAGAAGGAGTAGAGGCGTGCGTGAATTCGATTGTTCAGGTGATTCGAGAAGCCATGACGCAAGAGGGGAAGATTAATGGAATAGGGATGGCGGTTCCCGGGCATATTCAGGGGAATATAGTTCGATGGGCTCCGAATTTTAGAATGCGAAAAGACGGTGATTTCGAGATATGGAAAAATGTGCCTTTGGGTGAGAAGATCGAAAAAGAATTCGGATTGCCGGTTGTTATGGGGAATGATGCGAACCTCGCTGCGTGGGGGGAATATTGTTTCGGTACGGGGGGGAAAAAAGCGAAAGGTTTTGCGATGTTCACTTTGGGCACGGGAATCGGTTTCGGGATGGTTTTGACGCCCGAGTGCGTTACAGGAGGTCTGTCCGGAGCGACGTTGCTCATCGGTGGAAATGCAGGTGGTGCGGAGGGGGGGCATATGGTTATCGTGAAAGACGGCGCTCCCCATCCCTCGGCGGTTGCTGGAACCGTAGAGGCTTATTGCGGTGTGCATGCGATAATCCAGCGCGCGCAAAAGAAATGGGAATCGCCGAAAGCGTCTATTTTGCGAGAAATTTCTAAAAACAATCCTGAAAACATAAATCCCAAGCTGCTTCACGAGGCGGCAGAAAAAGGAGACGAGGCGTCACGAGAAGTTTGGCGCGAAACCGGTGAGTATTTGGGGGTAGGAATCGCAAACGTGATTAATCTTTTTGCGCCAGAAATCGTTGCATTGGGGGGGCAGATCGCGAAAGTGGCTGATTGGATTTTGCAACCGGCGAGGGAATCGGCGCGAAAATATTCTATCCCCACTTTATTCGCAGATACCAAAATCGTTCAGGCGGAAAGAATAGACGATGCAGGGATATTAGGCGCTGCAGCATTCGCGGCGACGATCCTCGAAAGGAGAGGAGAATGA
- the queG gene encoding tRNA epoxyqueuosine(34) reductase QueG — translation MLPSSAIKRAALEAGFDIAGICPACEPPHYSAYLSWLQGKFHAGMAYMARSKVLRSSPESLLPGAKSILAVGLNYNQNPPRNTNAKISRYALGRDYHKVIRKKLKQVARWAEAEYEGLQTRICVDSAPILERDYAWLAGLGWFGKNTCLINTKRGSWFFIGLLLLDKEFEPDAPTEGSCGSCRKCIDACPTGALVFENGSKVAVLDSKRCISYLTIEHPRGFRHGEERLLNGWIFGCDVCQEVCPFNQPREHQPLRATITKETDFIPKREIISIEPEELVGISDAEFLDKFKGTSLMRAGAGRMRRNALALIATRGGEKAK, via the coding sequence ATGCTTCCTTCCTCTGCAATTAAGCGAGCAGCCTTAGAAGCCGGATTCGATATTGCAGGGATTTGTCCTGCTTGCGAACCGCCTCATTACTCGGCATATTTGTCATGGTTGCAGGGGAAATTCCATGCGGGAATGGCTTATATGGCACGCTCTAAAGTTTTGCGTTCGAGTCCAGAGTCGTTGCTGCCCGGAGCGAAATCCATTCTTGCAGTTGGGCTCAACTACAACCAAAACCCGCCCCGAAACACGAATGCAAAAATCTCCCGCTATGCACTCGGCAGGGACTACCATAAAGTCATCAGAAAAAAACTCAAACAGGTTGCGAGATGGGCAGAAGCGGAGTACGAGGGATTGCAGACGAGAATTTGCGTGGATTCCGCTCCGATTCTCGAACGCGATTATGCATGGCTCGCCGGGCTCGGTTGGTTCGGGAAAAACACGTGTTTAATCAACACGAAGCGTGGAAGTTGGTTTTTCATAGGTCTTTTGCTCCTCGATAAGGAATTCGAGCCGGATGCCCCAACAGAGGGAAGTTGCGGGAGTTGCCGCAAATGCATAGATGCCTGCCCTACAGGTGCATTAGTTTTCGAAAACGGTTCAAAGGTCGCCGTCTTGGATTCTAAAAGATGCATCAGTTACCTCACGATAGAACACCCCAGAGGCTTTCGTCATGGTGAAGAACGCCTCTTGAATGGATGGATATTCGGGTGTGACGTCTGCCAAGAGGTTTGCCCTTTCAACCAACCTCGAGAACACCAACCTCTTCGCGCCACAATCACGAAAGAGACGGATTTTATTCCAAAGAGAGAAATCATAAGTATCGAACCGGAAGAACTCGTCGGAATTTCGGATGCGGAGTTTCTCGACAAATTCAAAGGGACTTCGCTTATGCGCGCGGGAGCAGGGAGAATGAGAAGGAATGCCCTGGCATTAATTGCAACGCGAGGAGGAGAAAAAGCGAAATAA
- a CDS encoding penicillin acylase family protein has translation MLFLFLSVSLFMSISSKRSIEGEIIRDSYGIPHVFSNNLEQAFFHAGYAVAQDRLLQMELSRRLARGTLSEILGRKALNSDKDALRFGYTDSEYLEFYERLGSKTKIMLDSYARGVNAWIEEAEKTGKLPKGFQGRKPLPWKATDSLAIAVNLTRLFGRGGAGEIRNLILFSYLKERLGNEVFDAVNDLAWQNDTASIPTCTREDDPFRGKSPFEIPNEKTTEEHAKLLPKANLLELLPGIRLTEQADMIEMAAGLGLTHQWGSFAVVVSARKSALGIPILLNGPQMGFHVPSVIHQMSISCPEYTAVGMDLPGLPGILVGHSPYAAWGVTSGVADTDDIFFVKLNPKDSSEYDLGGKWVKFEAEHFPIRVLGGEETTGIRELSIYGPVILKSPSTGVAYVRKSTLWKSETEIIDCIYEVAQAKKLEEFKNLAKKFNASFNLFVATNGGDIAWFYCGRIPLRSKNVDARFPTPGDGKHDWQGILPPEKMPYVLNPKSGFIANWNNKPVEWWLNFDTPVWGRIFRHELLLEYLRTKKRISSTDLEELVERIATYKSEPRHFLPDLLNNLQEKRDGNEIFRDAMAILESWDYNFREGSIAPTIYEAWLDALRTELFREKLGGMISPEIFRIALQPTLVWNALHSKTKIRYLGDRKREEVIQIAFDKALATLQRTKGEEVSAWRYRAPRVHWENLPELLYDERATYVQIIELWETPRGRFVAPPGVSEDPSSAHYQDQIPLAASWGLCPMLWKREDFR, from the coding sequence ATGTTGTTCCTGTTTCTTTCTGTCAGCCTTTTTATGAGCATATCTTCGAAGCGCAGTATCGAGGGCGAAATCATTCGTGATTCCTATGGAATACCCCACGTCTTTTCGAATAATTTAGAGCAGGCATTTTTCCACGCGGGTTATGCAGTTGCGCAAGATAGATTGCTCCAAATGGAACTCAGCCGCCGTTTGGCGCGAGGAACACTGAGCGAGATCTTGGGAAGAAAAGCACTCAATAGCGACAAGGATGCATTAAGGTTCGGATATACAGACTCGGAATATCTCGAGTTTTACGAAAGGCTCGGTTCGAAAACGAAAATCATGCTCGATTCCTATGCTCGAGGAGTCAACGCATGGATCGAAGAGGCGGAAAAAACGGGAAAACTTCCGAAAGGTTTTCAAGGTAGAAAACCTCTCCCGTGGAAAGCCACGGATTCCCTCGCCATCGCAGTAAATTTGACAAGACTTTTCGGAAGGGGGGGCGCAGGGGAGATCCGGAATTTAATTCTCTTTTCCTACCTCAAGGAGCGTTTGGGTAATGAGGTATTCGATGCAGTAAACGACTTAGCTTGGCAAAACGATACTGCTTCGATTCCCACTTGCACTCGTGAAGACGACCCGTTTCGCGGAAAATCTCCGTTCGAAATACCGAATGAGAAAACAACCGAAGAGCACGCAAAACTTTTACCGAAAGCGAATCTTTTAGAACTGCTTCCTGGAATACGTTTAACAGAGCAAGCGGACATGATAGAAATGGCGGCTGGGTTAGGGTTGACGCATCAATGGGGAAGTTTCGCCGTCGTGGTATCCGCCCGTAAAAGCGCACTCGGAATTCCGATACTCTTGAATGGTCCGCAAATGGGTTTTCATGTTCCGAGCGTAATTCACCAGATGAGCATATCGTGCCCGGAATATACAGCGGTGGGGATGGATTTGCCCGGACTCCCCGGAATTTTGGTGGGGCATTCCCCTTATGCGGCATGGGGAGTTACGAGTGGTGTCGCCGATACGGACGATATCTTTTTCGTAAAGCTCAACCCTAAAGACTCCTCGGAATACGACCTCGGAGGGAAATGGGTGAAATTCGAAGCGGAACATTTCCCGATTCGCGTTCTTGGGGGGGAAGAAACTACAGGTATACGCGAACTTTCGATTTACGGTCCTGTAATTCTTAAAAGTCCCAGCACCGGAGTGGCGTATGTTCGAAAATCCACACTATGGAAATCAGAAACGGAAATCATAGACTGTATTTATGAAGTCGCGCAAGCGAAGAAACTCGAGGAATTCAAAAATTTAGCCAAAAAATTCAATGCGAGTTTCAATTTATTCGTCGCGACAAACGGGGGGGATATCGCATGGTTTTATTGTGGTCGCATTCCCCTGCGTTCGAAGAACGTGGACGCTCGATTCCCGACTCCGGGGGACGGAAAGCATGATTGGCAAGGAATCCTCCCCCCCGAGAAGATGCCTTACGTTCTCAACCCCAAATCCGGTTTCATCGCAAACTGGAACAATAAACCCGTAGAGTGGTGGCTCAATTTCGACACGCCTGTGTGGGGACGCATCTTTCGCCATGAATTATTGCTGGAGTATCTGCGCACAAAAAAAAGAATTTCTTCCACGGATCTGGAAGAATTAGTGGAAAGGATCGCAACCTACAAAAGCGAACCTCGACATTTTTTGCCCGATTTATTGAACAACCTTCAAGAAAAGAGGGATGGAAACGAAATTTTTCGAGATGCGATGGCGATTTTGGAGTCTTGGGATTACAACTTTCGAGAGGGTTCTATCGCTCCTACGATTTATGAAGCATGGCTCGATGCGCTTCGAACAGAACTCTTTCGCGAGAAACTGGGGGGGATGATTTCGCCGGAGATTTTTCGCATTGCTCTGCAACCTACTCTCGTCTGGAACGCATTGCACAGCAAGACGAAAATTCGTTATTTGGGGGACAGAAAACGAGAGGAGGTAATCCAAATCGCCTTCGATAAAGCGCTCGCAACACTTCAGCGAACGAAAGGAGAAGAAGTGAGCGCGTGGAGATATCGCGCACCGAGGGTGCACTGGGAGAATTTGCCCGAATTGCTCTATGACGAACGTGCAACTTATGTTCAGATTATAGAACTGTGGGAAACACCACGCGGTCGTTTCGTAGCCCCCCCTGGTGTGAGCGAAGACCCGTCATCGGCTCACTATCAAGATCAAATTCCCCTTGCGGCGAGTTGGGGTCTTTGCCCAATGCTTTGGAAACGCGAGGATTTTCGCTAA
- a CDS encoding MFS transporter, translating into MKNTGKPSIFSYPGFRVLWLGGLISQFGDVLHYIVFLWFVREATGDPSKVGIVMASGMAPYLFLSLYAGTVVDKLDRKKVLIWSDLASALLLLVFLALIFIVQKPPVWLVSLIAALLSCALVFHQPAKSAAIPRLVPEERLLEANSVNSATMQVMYLVGNFASALLLQIVFVFSRLVAYGLAFGINALSFIVSALFNMKLPSLVPEREDAPKSAWKEAKEGIRFVVTHPVLLITLVMMVGMQFSIAPFMIVYIETAQKTFRAGPWVIGYLETGFFLGMILGSWLVSKFSIRRAGLAFSVAIFLSGLTIVPMGYVSSLVVFWILNLLCGLFLPFGSIPLNTFIQLETPDAFRGRVNSALNMIAALSMPLSMGLTGFLIKWLTLPGVYILMGAGLCVSALGGLCSRSFRMATLPKESSSEVSTVSLQPVEENVP; encoded by the coding sequence ATGAAGAACACAGGCAAACCGAGCATCTTTTCCTATCCCGGTTTCAGAGTCCTCTGGCTGGGGGGGCTGATATCGCAATTCGGCGATGTCTTGCATTACATCGTCTTCCTGTGGTTCGTAAGAGAAGCGACTGGAGACCCGTCGAAGGTCGGAATCGTAATGGCGAGCGGGATGGCACCTTATTTGTTCCTTTCCCTTTATGCAGGCACGGTAGTAGATAAACTCGATAGAAAAAAAGTTTTAATATGGTCCGATTTGGCGAGTGCCCTATTATTGTTAGTTTTCTTGGCATTAATTTTTATCGTTCAGAAACCCCCTGTGTGGCTTGTTTCTCTCATTGCGGCGCTCCTTTCCTGCGCTTTGGTTTTTCATCAACCTGCGAAAAGTGCAGCCATTCCACGATTAGTTCCCGAAGAGCGACTATTGGAAGCGAACAGTGTCAATTCCGCAACGATGCAGGTGATGTATCTCGTAGGCAATTTCGCCTCTGCTCTACTTTTGCAAATCGTTTTCGTATTCAGCAGATTGGTAGCCTATGGACTTGCGTTCGGAATTAATGCACTGTCTTTCATCGTGTCTGCATTGTTCAATATGAAACTCCCCTCTCTCGTGCCTGAACGAGAAGATGCTCCGAAGAGTGCATGGAAAGAAGCGAAAGAAGGCATTAGGTTTGTCGTAACGCACCCCGTTTTGCTTATTACGTTAGTGATGATGGTGGGGATGCAATTTTCCATCGCACCGTTTATGATCGTTTATATCGAAACTGCACAGAAAACTTTTCGTGCAGGTCCGTGGGTAATCGGATATCTGGAAACAGGCTTCTTTCTCGGAATGATTTTGGGTTCTTGGCTTGTCAGCAAATTTTCGATTCGGCGCGCAGGGCTCGCGTTTTCTGTTGCGATTTTCCTTTCGGGCTTAACCATCGTCCCGATGGGTTATGTTTCTTCCCTCGTCGTTTTTTGGATTTTGAACTTGTTATGCGGATTATTCCTGCCTTTCGGTTCGATTCCTTTAAATACTTTTATTCAACTCGAGACTCCGGATGCATTTCGCGGTCGTGTGAATTCCGCGCTGAATATGATTGCTGCGCTTTCCATGCCTTTGAGCATGGGATTGACTGGGTTTTTAATCAAGTGGCTCACTCTGCCAGGAGTGTATATCCTCATGGGCGCAGGTCTTTGCGTCTCTGCGTTGGGGGGGCTTTGCTCGCGCAGTTTTCGCATGGCCACTTTGCCGAAGGAATCGAGTTCGGAAGTTTCGACCGTCAGTTTACAGCCGGTCGAAGAAAACGTTCCATGA
- a CDS encoding cation:proton antiporter — protein MEHVWFTAAIWLGLALVATLIAIWLKISVALIEISIGAVAQLILGNTLGLGILDPQASWVTFLAGVGAIALTFLAGAELEPKAFKSFWKEATLIGLLSFGAPFLIAAGISHWVLGWDVRASWLAGVALSTTSVAVVYAVMLELGLNRTHFGKAILAACFVTDLGTVLALGFIFTPFTIKTGLFVIIFALSVPILLLATRPFFKKYGRRPSELEAKYILFALFVLGGLAAWSGSEAVLPAYLIGMMLAGVVGTNHHLVRRLRTMTFGLLTPFYFIRAGSLVQLSAIGSAIVVFVILFMSKIIAKFGGVFFLARKLGHSRGEAMYVTLLMSTGLTFGTISALYGLSHEIINQEQYSLLVGAVIASAVIPTWIANRWFMPHHHLPKGRGAEDAAALATEDE, from the coding sequence ATGGAACACGTTTGGTTTACGGCGGCTATATGGCTCGGCTTAGCGCTCGTAGCGACCTTAATTGCAATTTGGTTAAAAATATCAGTCGCACTTATAGAGATCTCCATCGGTGCGGTAGCTCAACTTATTCTCGGAAATACATTAGGGCTCGGAATTCTCGACCCACAAGCAAGTTGGGTTACTTTTCTTGCCGGAGTCGGTGCAATCGCTTTAACTTTCCTCGCCGGTGCAGAACTCGAGCCAAAGGCTTTTAAATCTTTTTGGAAAGAAGCGACTCTCATCGGTTTACTTTCTTTCGGCGCACCTTTCCTCATTGCTGCTGGGATTTCACATTGGGTTTTGGGCTGGGATGTCAGAGCGAGTTGGTTAGCAGGTGTCGCATTGTCTACGACTTCCGTTGCAGTCGTTTATGCTGTAATGCTCGAGTTAGGTTTGAACCGTACACATTTCGGAAAAGCGATTTTGGCTGCATGCTTCGTTACGGACCTCGGAACCGTGCTCGCTTTAGGTTTCATTTTTACCCCGTTCACGATAAAGACAGGACTTTTCGTAATAATTTTTGCTTTATCTGTGCCCATTCTCCTCTTAGCCACCCGCCCATTTTTCAAAAAATATGGCAGGCGACCGAGCGAACTCGAAGCGAAATACATATTATTCGCGCTCTTCGTTCTCGGTGGTTTAGCAGCTTGGTCTGGGTCGGAAGCTGTTCTCCCCGCTTATCTTATAGGAATGATGCTCGCAGGAGTAGTGGGCACAAACCATCACTTAGTGCGTCGCTTGAGAACGATGACGTTCGGATTACTCACTCCGTTTTATTTCATTCGTGCAGGTTCATTAGTGCAACTTTCGGCAATCGGAAGTGCGATAGTGGTTTTCGTCATCCTCTTCATGTCGAAAATTATCGCTAAATTCGGGGGGGTATTTTTTTTGGCGAGGAAACTCGGACATTCGAGAGGAGAAGCGATGTACGTTACCCTTCTTATGTCTACAGGTTTGACCTTCGGTACTATTTCCGCCCTTTACGGTCTTTCGCACGAAATTATCAATCAAGAGCAATATTCCCTCTTGGTCGGTGCCGTCATCGCAAGTGCCGTAATCCCGACATGGATTGCAAATCGCTGGTTCATGCCCCACCACCATCTTCCGAAAGGCAGAGGCGCCGAAGATGCAGCCGCATTAGCAACAGAAGACGAATGA
- a CDS encoding molecular chaperone TorD family protein, with the protein MKELFTNITNEKNLKKATRCLLRAALYRALAKAYSYPVAGTKEAIIENLTRVLETRDLLPSTLSNAVKDALAPLLTLENENLESEYLRVFTHVCAADCNPCESSYVCKHLFQVSQNMANLSGFYRNFGVEPTGERHDHVSVELEFLGYLAFREAREEAEGRASKAREVRRAQKLFLERHLGRWFLTFAFLVKRKAQEGVFYEFTELAEMLLDSEVKRLKASLAPVKSIGELPLPITNGDSERFPSDAHETSVYGFTT; encoded by the coding sequence ATGAAAGAACTTTTCACGAATATAACGAACGAGAAGAACTTGAAAAAAGCGACGCGATGTTTGCTGCGAGCCGCTCTTTATCGCGCATTGGCGAAGGCTTATTCCTATCCCGTAGCCGGAACGAAAGAGGCGATTATCGAAAATCTCACTCGAGTTTTAGAAACCCGGGATTTGCTTCCATCAACGTTGTCGAACGCAGTGAAAGATGCACTTGCCCCTTTGCTGACACTCGAAAACGAAAATCTCGAATCGGAATATCTCCGTGTGTTCACACATGTGTGCGCTGCGGATTGCAATCCTTGCGAATCTTCCTATGTTTGCAAGCATCTTTTCCAAGTCAGTCAAAACATGGCGAATCTTTCCGGGTTTTATCGAAACTTCGGGGTAGAACCGACCGGTGAGCGTCACGACCATGTCAGTGTCGAGTTGGAATTCTTGGGATACCTCGCCTTTCGGGAAGCGCGCGAAGAGGCTGAAGGGCGCGCGTCGAAAGCGCGCGAGGTTCGTCGAGCGCAAAAGTTGTTCCTCGAGAGACATCTCGGACGCTGGTTCCTCACGTTTGCGTTCCTCGTCAAGCGAAAAGCGCAAGAAGGAGTTTTTTATGAATTTACGGAGCTTGCTGAAATGCTTCTCGATTCCGAAGTCAAACGCTTGAAAGCATCCTTAGCGCCCGTAAAAAGCATCGGTGAACTCCCTCTTCCGATAACGAATGGAGATTCTGAAAGATTTCCTTCGGATGCTCATGAAACTTCTGTATATGGATTTACGACATGA
- a CDS encoding 4Fe-4S dicluster domain-containing protein, whose translation MPKVYNWQLGREMEYRYEEAHPERQLVAVFNTNRCIACQTCTMACKSTWTFSPGQELMWWNNVETKPYGGYPKNWDVKTLELMEKANPGGQKWDISSVSEDAPYGIFNGKTIFELAPWARYALGYEPTDDEWKTPNIYEDTPVAEKGKPGEYLKGGEALENGTWFFYLARVCNHCTYPACVAACPRQAPYKRKEDGIVLINQERCWGYKQCVQACPYKKAMYRPDTRTSEKCIACYPRIEGKDPASGGVPMEARCMAACIGKIRMQGLVEIERNGKWREDPNHPLYYLVKVEKVALPLYPQFGTEPNVYYIPPRWVPRPYLRQMFGPGVDEAIERYTHPSRKLLAVLQLFRATEKMIFRYEIIEGEKIREATIGGKKVEIFNDTVIGYDAEGKVCAKLSVNEPFYIRDKKYQNSL comes from the coding sequence GTGCCTAAGGTTTATAACTGGCAATTAGGTCGAGAGATGGAATATCGCTATGAAGAGGCGCATCCCGAACGCCAACTCGTCGCTGTCTTCAACACGAATCGCTGTATCGCATGTCAAACGTGCACGATGGCGTGCAAGTCCACTTGGACATTCAGTCCGGGACAAGAACTCATGTGGTGGAACAACGTAGAGACGAAACCATATGGCGGTTATCCGAAAAACTGGGATGTGAAAACGCTCGAACTCATGGAGAAAGCGAATCCGGGGGGGCAAAAATGGGATATATCCAGCGTTTCGGAGGACGCCCCTTATGGAATTTTCAACGGAAAAACCATTTTCGAGTTAGCTCCTTGGGCGCGCTATGCCTTAGGTTACGAACCTACGGACGATGAATGGAAAACTCCGAACATTTACGAGGACACACCTGTTGCGGAAAAGGGAAAACCAGGTGAATATCTTAAAGGTGGGGAGGCTTTAGAAAACGGTACATGGTTTTTCTATCTCGCACGTGTCTGCAATCACTGCACCTATCCGGCTTGCGTCGCCGCATGTCCTCGCCAGGCACCTTATAAGAGGAAAGAGGACGGAATCGTACTCATCAATCAGGAACGTTGCTGGGGTTATAAGCAGTGCGTGCAAGCGTGCCCTTACAAAAAAGCGATGTATCGTCCTGATACACGTACTTCGGAAAAGTGCATCGCTTGCTATCCGAGAATCGAAGGAAAAGATCCTGCGAGCGGTGGCGTTCCAATGGAGGCGAGATGCATGGCAGCGTGCATCGGGAAAATTCGAATGCAGGGTCTCGTCGAAATCGAGCGCAATGGAAAATGGCGCGAAGACCCCAATCACCCACTTTACTATCTGGTTAAAGTCGAAAAAGTCGCCCTGCCTTTGTATCCTCAATTCGGGACAGAACCGAATGTTTATTATATCCCCCCCCGATGGGTTCCGAGGCCTTATCTCAGACAGATGTTCGGGCCAGGTGTAGACGAGGCTATCGAACGCTATACACATCCTTCTCGGAAGTTGCTCGCAGTTTTGCAACTTTTCCGAGCGACCGAAAAAATGATCTTTCGCTACGAAATTATAGAAGGAGAGAAAATTCGAGAGGCAACGATAGGTGGGAAAAAGGTAGAGATTTTCAATGACACGGTTATCGGCTACGACGCAGAAGGAAAAGTCTGCGCAAAACTTTCCGTGAACGAACCATTCTACATCCGAGATAAGAAATATCAAAATTCTTTATGA